One Solea senegalensis isolate Sse05_10M linkage group LG3, IFAPA_SoseM_1, whole genome shotgun sequence genomic window carries:
- the LOC122767061 gene encoding extracellular calcium-sensing receptor-like — protein MTALTISFDWPESCVPGRIWMEPMREQPQLQERFILNGMHKTGDVILGGLFAINFFSADPDLTFTSKPQLPICYGFNDIGFRQAQSMAFAIDEINRNANLLPNVTLGYSLYDNCRQIGFHAALFLASGQEEQVTLKENCVGTPPVLGIVGDSSSRRSIAISTVLGLYRVPLVSYFATCSCLSDRQKFPSFFRTIPSDAFQVNAMIQILKHFGWTWAGLLISDDDYGVHAARSFHSDLGPAGGGCLAYTEILPWGYNPAELRKIVDVMRKSTARVVIVFAYESHMINLMNEVVRQNVTDLQWIASEAWSAADVLQTPHLMPYLGGTLGIAIRRGEIPGLRDFLLQIRPDLHHNNTYGNSMVNQFWEHTFQCRFAPPPAGWVEAGGELCTGQEVIENVENELVDVSNLRPEYNVYKAVYALAYALDDMLQCEPGRGPFNNNTCAHLQRLEPWQLVYYLDKVNFTTTFGDQVSFDVNGDTIPIYDIMNWVWLPDGRTKVQRVGEVKRSAFKGEELTLDEDKIFWNYESKQPPRSVCSESCPPGTRKARKKGEPECCFDCVPCSEGKISNTTDSMECTSCPEDFWSSPQRNHCVPKKTEFLSYHEPLGICLTTTSLLGTFICVVVLGIFIHHHSTPIVRANNSELSFLLLVSLKLCFLCSLLFIGRPILWTCQLRHAAFGISFVLCVSCILVKTMVVLAVFRASKPGGESSLKWFGAVQQRGTVLVLTSVQAAICTVWLVSASPMPYKNTQYHSDKIVYECIVGSTVGFAVLLGYIGLLAVLSCVLAFLARNLPDTFNEAKLITFSMLIFCAVWVAFVPAYISSPGKYADAVEVFAILASSFGLLVALFGPKCYIILLRPERNTKKAIMGRGNTK, from the exons ATGACAGCCTTGACAATTTCGTTTGATTGGCCAGAGAGCTGTGTCCCTGGGAGGATCTGGATGGAACCGATGAGAGAGCAGCCCCAG ttacaggaACGATTTATTCTAAATGGGATGCAtaaaactggagatgtgattctaggtggactTTTTGCAATCAACTTCTTTTCTGCTGACCCTGACCTGACTTTTACCTCTAAGCCACAGCTGCCTATCTGCTATGG ttttaatgatataggattcagacaggctcagTCCATGGCCTTTGccattgatgagatcaacagaaatgCCAACTTGTTGCCTAATGtaactctgggatacagtctgtatgataactgccgCCAAATAGGATTTCATGCAGCACTGTTCTTGgccagtggtcaagaagagcaagttacattaaaggagaactgtgtaggaactcctccagtcctagggattgtgggtgacTCTTCCTCGAGACGTTCTATTGCCATATCTacagtcttaggtttgtacagagtgcctctg gtgagttattttgccacctgttcctgcctgagtgacagacaaaagttcccatctttcttcaggacgatcccaagtgatgcttttcag gtgaatgctatgattcagattctaaaacactttggttggacttgggcaggtctgctcatcagtgatgatgattacggagtccacgctgcccgatcctttcactctgatctgggtccagctggtggaggttgtctggcttacacagagattttgccctggggtTACAaccctgctgaactaaggaaaatagtggatgtgatgaggaaatctacagctcgagtggtgattgtatTTGCCTATGAGAGTCACATGATTAACCTCATGAATGAG gtggtgaggcagaatgtgacagacctgcagtggattgccagtgaagcctggtcaGCAGCtgatgtgctccagactcctcacctcatgccgtacctaggtggaacactgggcatcgccatccgtcgaggagaaataccaggactcagggacttcctgttacaaatacgtcctgacctacatcacaacaacacatatggaaacagcatg gtgaatcagttttgggaacacacatttcagtgtagatttgcaccacctccagcaggttgggtggaagctggaggagaattatgcactggacaggaagttatagagaatgtggagaatgaattgGTGGATGTTTCAAATctcagaccagagtataatgtgtataaggctgtgtacgctctggcgtatgctcttgatgacatgctgcagtgtgagccagggagaggacctttcaacaacaacacctgtgctcatttacaaagactggagccatggcag CTTGTGTATTACTTGGacaaagtcaacttcaccacaacatttggtgatcaagtgtcatttgatgtgAATGGTGATACCAtaccaatatatgacatcatgaactgggtgtggctccctgatggtagaactaaagttcagagagtgggtgaggttaagaggtcagccttcaaaggtgaagaactcacactggatgaagacaagaTCTTCTGGAACTATGAATCCAAACAG cctcctcggtcagtgtgcagtgagagctgtcctccaggtacccgtaaagccagaaagaagggggaacctgagtgttgttttgattgtgtcccttgttctgagggaaagatcagcaatacaactg actccatggagtgcaccagttgtccagaagatttctggtccagcccccagcgtaaccactgtgttcctaagaaaacagagttcctctcctaccatgagcctctgggtatctgcttgacaactacctcactgttgggcacatttatctgtgttgttgttctgggcatcttcatccatcatcacagcacacctatagttcgtgccaacaattcagaactcagttttcttctcttggtgtcactcaaactgtgtttcttgtgttcattgctcttcattggacgacccatattatggacttgccaactaagacatgcagcatttggcatcagctttgtgctttgtgtctcatgtatcctggtgaaaaccatggtggttctggctgtgttcagggcctccaaaccaggaggggAGTCtagtctcaagtggtttggtgctgtgcagcaaagagggacagttctggttctgacttctgttcaagcagcaatctgcactgtctggcttgtctctgcttcaccaatgccttataaaaacacccagtatcacagtgacaagatagtttatgagtgtatAGTTGGGTCCActgttggttttgcagttttacttggttatattggtttactggctgtcctcagttgtgtgttagcttttctagcaaggaatcttccagacacttttaatgaggccaaactcatcactttcagcatgctgatcttctgtgcagtgtgggtggcctttgtccctgcttacatcagctcaccaggcaaatatgcagatgcagtggaggtatttgccatccttgCCTCCAgctttggcctcttggtggcactgtttggacccaaatgttatataatcttgttgagaccagagagaaacacaaagaaagccatcatgggtcgtgGTAACACAAAGTGA
- the LOC122767055 gene encoding extracellular calcium-sensing receptor-like: MNQSKVMRGFLDTGLLLLMLFSYISSSVSSSHYSPSCQSHEQFHLNGMHKNGDVILGGLFKIHFFSTDPDLSFTSQPQLPTCYGFNIIGFREAQTMAFAIDEINRNSNLLLNVTLGYSLYDNCFDLGIAFRAALTLVSGQEEQVTLEENCVGTPPVLGIVGDSSSTRSIAISTVLGLYRVPLVSYYASCSCLSDQQKFPSFFRTIPSDAFQVNAMIQILKRFGWTWTGLLISDDDYGVHAARSFHSDLGPAGGGCLAYTEILPWGDDPAELRRIVDVMRKSTARVVIAFSNMARMINLIKEVVRQNVTGLQWIASEAWTSADVLQTPHLMPYLGGTLGTAVRRGEIPGLRDFLLQIRPDNTEGNSMVNQFWEHTFQCRFAPPSWVEAGGGLCTGQEVIQNVENELVDVSDLRAEYNVYKAVYAVAYALDDMLQCESGRGPFSNNTCAHLQRLEPWQLVYYLAKVNFTTSFGDEVSFDENGDTLPIYDIMNWVWLPDGRTIVQRVGEVKRSAFKGYKFTLNEDKIFWNFEPKQPPRSMCSESCPPGTRMARKKGEPECCFDCVSCSEGKISNTTDSMECTSCPEDFWSSPQRDHCVPKKTEFLSYHEPLGICLTTTSLLGTFICVVVLGIFIHHHSTPIVRANNSELSFLLLVSLKLCFLCSLLFIGRPILWTCQLRHAAFGISFVLCVSCILVKTMVVLAVFRASKPGGESSLKWFGAVQQRGTVLVLTSVQAAICTVWLVSASPVPHKNTQYHSDKIVYECIVGSTIGFAVLLGYIGLLAVLSCLLAFLAKNLPDNFNEAKLITFSMLIFCAVWVAFVPAYISSPGKYADAVEVFAILASSFGLLVALFGPKCYIILLRPERNTKKAIMGRGNTR; this comes from the exons atgaaccagagcaaagtcatgaggGGATTTTTAGACACTGGCCTTCTCTTGCTAATGTTGTTCTCTTACATTTCCTCTTCTGTGTCCTCTTCTCATTATTCCCCCTCTTGTCAGTCACATGAACAGTTTCACCTCAATGGAATGCACAAAAATGGAGATGTGATTTTAGGTGgactttttaaaatacactttttttccactgatccTGATCTGTCCTTTACCTCACAGCCACAACTGCCTacctgctatgg TTTTAATATTATAGGATTCAGAgaggctcagaccatggccttcgctattgatgagatcaacagaaactccaacctgctgcttaatgtgactctgggatacagtctgtatgataactgttTTGACCTAGGGATTGCATTccgtgcagcactgaccttagtcagtggtcaagaagagcaagttacattagaggagaactgtgtaggaactcctccagtcctagggattgtgggtgattcttCCTCTACACGTTctattgccatatccacagtcttaggattgtacagagtgcctctg gtgagttattatgcatcatgttcctgcctgagtgatcaacaaaagttcccatctttctttagaaCGATtccaagtgatgcttttcag gtgaatgctatgattcagatacTAAAAcgctttggttggacttggacaggtctgctcatcagtgatgatgattatggagtccacgctgcccgatcctttcactctgatctgggtccagctggtggaggttgtctggcttacacagagattttgccctggggtgacgaccctgctgaactaaggagaatagtggatgtgatgaggaaatctacagctcgagtggtgattgcgTTTTCAAATATGGCTCGCATGATCAACCTCATAAAAGAG gtggtgaggcagaatgtgacaggcctgcagtggattgccagtgaagcctggacatcagctgatgtgctccagactcctcacctcatgccatacctgggtggaacactgggcaccGCTGTCCGTCGTGGAGAAATACCGGGACTcagagacttcctgttacaaatacgtcctgacaACACGGAAGGAAATAGCATG GTCAATCAATTTTGGGagcacacatttcagtgtagatttgcaccaccaagttgggtggaagctggaggaggattatgcactggacaggaagttatacagaatgtggagaatgaattggtagatgtttcagacctcagagcagagtataatgtgtataaggctgtgtatgctgtggcatatgctcttgatgacatgctgcagtgtgagtcagggagaggacctttcagcaacaacacctgtgctcatttacaaagactggagccatggcag CTTGTGTATTACTTGGcaaaagtcaacttcaccacatcaTTTGGCGatgaagtgtcatttgatgagaatggtgatACCTTgccaatatatgacatcatgaactgggtgtggctccctgatggaagaactatagttcagagagtgggagaggtcaagaggtcagccttcaaaggatACAAATTTACACtgaatgaagacaaaatcttctggaactttgaaccCAAACAg cctcctcgatCAATGTGTAGTgagagctgtcctccaggtacccgcatggccagaaagaagggggaacctgagtgttgttttgactgtgtctcttgttctgagggaaaaatcagcaatacaactg actccatggagtgcaccagttgtccagaagatttctggtccagcccccagcgtgaccactgtgttcctaagaaaacagagttcctctcctaccatgagcctctgggtatctgcttgacaaccacctcactgttgggcacatttatctgtgttgttgttctgggcatcttcatacatcatcacagcacacctatagttcgtgccaacaattcagaactcagttttcttctcttggtgtcactcaaattgtgtttcttgtgttcattgctcttcattggacgacccatattatggacttgccaactaagacatgcagcatttggcatcagctttgtgctttgtgtctcatgtatcctggtgaaaaccatggtggttctggctgtgttcagggcctccaaaccaggaggtgagtccagtctcaagtggtttggtgctgtgcagcaaagagggacagttctggttctgacttctgttcaagcagcaatctgcactgtctggcttgtctctgcttcaccagtgcctcataaaaacacccagtatcacagtgacaagatagtttatgagtgtatAGTCGGGTCCACcattggttttgcagttttacttggttatattggtttactggctgtcctcagttgtttgttagcttttctcgCAAAAAATCTTCCAGACaatttcaatgaggccaaactcatcactttcagcatgctgattttctgtgcagtgtgggtggcctttgtccctgcttacatcagctcaccaggcaaatatgcagatgcagtggaggtatttgccatcctggcctccagttttggcctgttggtggcgctgtttggacccaaatgttatattatccttttgagaccagagagaaacacaaagaaagccatcatgggtcgtgGTAACACAAGGTAA